One region of Kiritimatiellales bacterium genomic DNA includes:
- a CDS encoding ASKHA domain-containing protein, whose product MSLFFKSGARSGAVENRAGVLLYELAAEAGFPINMPCGGSGTCRRCMVLLGAGAYRIAGKKVTVAAGETLEARACKTEMLYDDAVIHIPATSLFNAGMYVDSGFNCAVDFIPEENKTGFGVAVDIGTTTVAVLLVELSTGNILAKQSQYNQQIELGDNVATRIALCADETNIKKLQQLVINETVAPLIDALIEQSKINPAGIAEIVFSGNTVMSHLALGLSALSIGVIPFEPLTKIFRDCTAPEIGLICVPNAVVKTVPAISGYVGGDIVSDLFVAGLSKQKLELLVDIGTNGELVLNDHGKLYATATAAGPAFEGAGLLHGGRADTGMIEKIICTAGDVIEYKTIDDAAPRGLCGSAVVDFIATAFKTGLLNPMGRFDRDRLRAAGKYVDLDCHGINVIACVIASPESSATGEAVLITEYDVSQILKAKAAIYAGIRTLLGECGYAPENIDRLILAGGFAAHLDLGNAITLGMLPEIPLEQYDVIGNGSLAGAYAALGAPGIWSTFKEISCGPKAFHLAETDEFDNRFVDALAIPNLDPAEFSFTL is encoded by the coding sequence ATGAGTCTGTTTTTTAAATCCGGAGCACGCAGCGGCGCGGTTGAAAACCGCGCCGGAGTGTTGCTTTATGAATTGGCGGCGGAAGCCGGATTCCCGATTAATATGCCGTGCGGCGGCAGCGGCACCTGCCGGCGCTGCATGGTGCTGCTGGGTGCTGGAGCATATCGTATCGCCGGTAAGAAGGTTACAGTGGCTGCCGGCGAAACGCTGGAAGCACGCGCGTGTAAAACGGAAATGCTGTACGATGATGCCGTAATTCACATTCCGGCGACTTCGCTGTTTAATGCCGGAATGTATGTCGATTCCGGCTTTAACTGTGCGGTGGATTTTATTCCGGAAGAAAATAAAACCGGCTTTGGCGTGGCGGTAGATATCGGTACAACCACGGTTGCGGTGCTGCTGGTTGAATTATCCACCGGGAACATTCTGGCGAAACAATCTCAATATAATCAGCAGATTGAGCTTGGCGATAATGTTGCCACGCGCATTGCATTGTGTGCCGATGAAACCAATATTAAAAAACTGCAACAGCTGGTTATTAACGAAACTGTGGCACCGCTCATCGATGCACTCATTGAGCAGAGTAAAATTAATCCCGCCGGCATCGCTGAAATTGTTTTTTCCGGCAATACGGTGATGAGTCACTTGGCTCTCGGACTTTCAGCGCTGAGTATCGGTGTTATTCCGTTTGAACCGCTCACGAAAATATTCCGCGACTGTACCGCGCCGGAAATCGGTCTAATCTGTGTTCCGAACGCTGTTGTGAAAACAGTGCCGGCAATTTCAGGTTATGTCGGCGGTGATATCGTCTCTGATTTATTTGTCGCCGGACTTTCAAAACAAAAACTCGAACTGCTGGTGGATATTGGTACGAACGGTGAGCTCGTGCTGAATGATCATGGAAAACTGTACGCTACCGCCACCGCCGCCGGTCCGGCGTTTGAAGGCGCCGGATTGTTGCATGGCGGCCGTGCTGATACCGGGATGATTGAGAAGATTATTTGCACCGCCGGCGATGTGATTGAGTATAAAACTATTGACGATGCTGCTCCGCGCGGACTGTGCGGCAGTGCGGTGGTCGACTTCATTGCCACTGCTTTTAAAACCGGACTGCTGAATCCGATGGGGCGGTTTGATCGCGATCGTCTGCGCGCCGCCGGGAAATATGTTGATCTCGATTGCCACGGCATCAATGTGATTGCATGTGTCATTGCATCGCCGGAAAGTTCGGCGACCGGCGAAGCCGTTCTCATTACCGAGTATGACGTTTCCCAAATTCTGAAAGCCAAGGCGGCAATCTATGCCGGCATTCGTACACTGCTGGGCGAATGCGGTTATGCACCCGAAAATATTGATCGTCTTATCCTCGCCGGCGGATTTGCCGCACATTTGGATTTAGGCAATGCGATTACGCTTGGAATGCTGCCGGAAATTCCGCTTGAACAATATGACGTCATCGGCAACGGCTCGCTCGCCGGTGCATATGCCGCGCTCGGTGCACCGGGAATCTGGAGCACATTCAAAGAAATCTCCTGCGGGCCTAAAGCATTTCATCTCGCCGAAACTGATGAATTCGACAACCGTTTTGTCGACGCGCTTGCAATTCCAAATCTTGACCCCGCTGAATTTTCATTCACGTTGTAA
- a CDS encoding DNA polymerase III subunit alpha, whose product MTTKEIPFCHLHFHTEYSLLDSTCKVGEAVRAAKELGQQYLAITDHGALYGAVDFYKAAYKAGIKPIIGCEVYVARNGMDEKTSQADNMHLVLLAEDNEGYKNLMRLVSVGHLEGFYYKPRIDKTLLRRYSKGLIGLSACLKGEITEACAAGAVDKAVVLAQEYAEIFGPNNFFLEIQDHGLSEQKTANKAIFEVAGITGLPLVATNDVHYIRQQDHEAHDVLICLQQSNVLSEENRMKYEGTQFYMKSGAEMLRLFSDHPEALTNTVEIARRCNVEFEFDLPAERLHFPVFPLPDGYTKEEYLAELGRCGLEKLYKLKNFDAPETEFEERVKKQFEYEVAIIRRTNYVNYFLVVQDFIRWAKDNGIPVGPGRGSGAGSILSYALGITAIDPLKYNLIFERFLNPDRVSPPDFDIDFCPTRRADVIGYVREKYGEECVAQIITFGTLGAKTLIRDIGRVLNIPLPDCDRIAKLIPESPGMTLDKALQESPDFKRVCVTDPHAREIMKYAPRLEGLPRHPGMHAAGVVIGEKPLIEIIPLTKERKEGITVVQFEKGPTEEIGLLKMDFLGLKNLTIIQETIEQIERSHGVKLDPMELPLDDKKTFELLCKGNTSGVFQLESPGMRDTLRQVAPDCMEDIIAILALYRPGPMQFIPLYTRRKHGHEKVEYDHPILEPILKETNGIIVYQEQIQQAARDLAGFSLGEGDILRRAMGKKDADEMAQQRGKFVAGCATTNKIPARQAERIFNNIEKFAQYGFNKSHSTAYAFVSYQTAYLKAHYSAEFMAALLSSEMGNPDKLTAVLADAREMGLQVNPPSVNESTARFRPVNGKILFGLAGVKNVGAGAVDTLVQEREDNGPYQGLFDFCRRVDSREVNRKTLESLIKCGAFDFTGIHRARLFEGIDTAVARSAEAARDRASGQTSMFDLMNTGKLKSAGDAELPEVTPWHNGELLAVEKELIGFYISGHPLAQYEWMLNTFALHRIAQLPEVAAEASGEPAKSMVRVGGLIDSFRKLFTKKDSRPYARIVIEGFGGAVNAVIWPDDFRRFEPLLKDGSAIMAGGKIVRDFRDELELQISELVPLAEAHTVYAEKLSLHLPEAALTSTNMNTIKAVIKKSPGPTPLHICILLDSGEKIFTKADRYSQVAATPELIQQLTALLGENSVYIGVRQQPFLPEPARRNFKRR is encoded by the coding sequence ATGACAACAAAAGAAATTCCATTCTGCCATCTTCATTTTCATACGGAATACAGTCTGCTGGATAGCACCTGCAAGGTCGGCGAGGCCGTGCGGGCGGCAAAAGAGCTCGGTCAGCAGTATCTGGCGATCACGGATCACGGCGCCTTGTACGGCGCGGTCGATTTTTATAAAGCGGCATACAAAGCGGGAATTAAGCCGATTATCGGCTGCGAAGTATATGTCGCGCGTAACGGCATGGACGAAAAAACGTCGCAGGCTGATAATATGCATCTGGTGCTGCTGGCGGAAGATAACGAAGGGTACAAAAATTTAATGCGGCTGGTGTCGGTCGGCCACCTGGAAGGTTTTTATTATAAGCCGCGTATTGATAAAACGCTGTTGCGCCGATACAGCAAAGGGTTGATCGGGCTGTCAGCGTGTTTAAAGGGGGAAATTACAGAGGCATGCGCGGCAGGCGCAGTGGATAAGGCAGTGGTGCTGGCACAGGAGTATGCGGAGATCTTCGGGCCGAATAATTTTTTCCTCGAAATTCAGGATCACGGGCTTTCTGAACAGAAAACGGCGAATAAAGCTATTTTTGAAGTAGCCGGCATTACTGGTCTGCCGCTGGTGGCGACGAATGATGTGCATTATATCCGCCAGCAGGATCACGAAGCGCACGATGTGCTGATCTGTCTGCAACAGAGCAATGTACTGTCCGAAGAAAACCGGATGAAGTACGAAGGCACACAGTTTTATATGAAAAGCGGCGCCGAAATGCTGCGTTTGTTTTCCGACCATCCGGAAGCGCTGACGAATACGGTTGAAATTGCGCGGCGGTGCAATGTTGAGTTTGAGTTCGATCTGCCGGCGGAGCGGCTGCACTTTCCGGTATTTCCGCTGCCGGACGGTTACACAAAAGAGGAATATCTGGCGGAGCTTGGAAGGTGCGGGCTCGAAAAACTTTATAAACTGAAAAATTTTGATGCGCCGGAAACTGAATTTGAAGAACGAGTAAAAAAACAGTTTGAGTATGAAGTAGCGATTATCCGGCGCACCAATTATGTGAACTATTTTCTCGTAGTGCAGGATTTTATCCGCTGGGCAAAAGATAACGGTATTCCGGTGGGACCGGGGCGCGGTTCCGGCGCCGGTTCAATTCTGTCTTATGCGCTGGGCATCACTGCGATCGACCCGCTGAAATATAATTTGATTTTCGAGCGCTTTTTGAATCCAGACCGCGTTTCACCGCCGGATTTCGATATTGATTTCTGCCCGACCCGCCGCGCAGATGTGATCGGTTATGTGCGCGAAAAATACGGCGAAGAGTGCGTTGCGCAAATCATCACTTTCGGAACGCTCGGAGCGAAAACGCTGATTCGCGATATCGGGCGTGTTTTAAATATTCCGCTGCCGGACTGTGACCGGATTGCTAAGCTGATTCCGGAATCGCCGGGTATGACACTGGATAAAGCGCTGCAGGAGAGCCCTGATTTTAAACGAGTATGCGTGACCGATCCGCATGCGCGTGAAATTATGAAATATGCCCCGCGGCTGGAAGGTCTGCCGCGCCACCCCGGTATGCATGCCGCCGGCGTGGTAATCGGCGAAAAGCCGTTGATTGAAATTATTCCGCTGACGAAAGAGCGCAAAGAGGGCATTACGGTGGTTCAGTTTGAAAAAGGGCCGACTGAAGAGATCGGCCTGCTCAAGATGGACTTCCTCGGTTTAAAAAACCTGACAATTATTCAGGAAACGATCGAGCAGATCGAAAGAAGTCATGGTGTAAAACTGGATCCGATGGAGCTGCCGCTCGATGATAAAAAAACGTTCGAACTGCTTTGCAAAGGAAATACCTCCGGTGTGTTTCAGCTGGAAAGTCCCGGTATGCGCGATACGCTCCGGCAGGTTGCACCGGACTGCATGGAGGATATTATCGCCATTTTGGCTCTTTACCGTCCCGGACCGATGCAGTTTATCCCGCTCTATACACGCCGCAAACACGGACACGAAAAGGTGGAATATGACCACCCGATTCTCGAACCGATTCTGAAAGAGACCAACGGTATCATCGTCTATCAGGAGCAGATTCAGCAGGCGGCGCGTGATCTCGCCGGCTTTTCACTTGGAGAAGGGGATATTCTGCGGCGCGCAATGGGCAAGAAAGATGCGGATGAAATGGCGCAGCAGCGCGGCAAGTTCGTAGCAGGCTGTGCAACAACGAATAAAATTCCGGCCAGGCAGGCGGAGCGGATTTTCAACAACATTGAAAAATTTGCGCAGTACGGTTTTAATAAATCACATTCCACCGCTTATGCATTTGTTTCCTATCAAACCGCCTACTTAAAAGCACACTATTCCGCCGAATTTATGGCGGCGCTGCTGTCATCAGAAATGGGCAATCCGGATAAACTTACGGCTGTGCTTGCCGATGCGCGTGAGATGGGGCTGCAGGTCAATCCGCCGAGTGTGAACGAAAGCACTGCACGCTTCCGTCCGGTGAACGGAAAAATCTTATTCGGACTGGCCGGCGTGAAAAATGTCGGTGCCGGTGCAGTGGACACACTTGTTCAGGAACGTGAGGATAATGGCCCGTATCAGGGGCTGTTTGACTTTTGCCGGCGCGTCGATTCACGCGAAGTAAACCGTAAGACTCTGGAAAGTCTGATCAAATGCGGCGCATTCGATTTTACCGGCATCCACCGCGCGCGGCTTTTTGAAGGAATTGATACAGCCGTTGCACGTTCTGCTGAAGCTGCGCGCGACCGCGCCAGCGGACAAACCTCTATGTTCGATCTGATGAACACCGGCAAATTAAAATCCGCCGGCGATGCAGAGCTTCCTGAAGTCACCCCGTGGCATAACGGCGAGCTGCTGGCGGTGGAAAAGGAGCTTATCGGGTTCTATATCTCCGGCCATCCGCTCGCACAGTATGAATGGATGCTCAATACATTTGCTTTGCACCGTATTGCACAACTGCCGGAAGTTGCGGCTGAAGCCTCCGGAGAACCGGCGAAGTCAATGGTGCGCGTCGGCGGATTGATTGATAGTTTCCGGAAACTGTTCACAAAAAAAGATTCGCGCCCGTATGCCCGCATCGTTATCGAAGGATTCGGCGGTGCTGTAAATGCGGTTATCTGGCCTGATGACTTCCGGCGCTTTGAACCGCTGTTAAAAGACGGCAGCGCAATTATGGCCGGCGGTAAAATCGTCCGCGATTTCCGGGACGAACTTGAGCTGCAGATTTCTGAGCTTGTCCCGCTCGCTGAAGCACATACAGTTTATGCCGAAAAATTATCCCTGCATCTGCCCGAGGCCGCACTCACCTCGACAAATATGAATACCATTAAGGCAGTGATAAAAAAATCGCCGGGACCGACACCGTTGCATATTTGTATCCTGCTCGACTCCGGCGAAAAAATCTTCACCAAAGCCGATCGTTATTCACAGGTCGCCGCCACGCCGGAGCTTATACAGCAGCTCACCGCGCTGCTCGGCGAAAATTCTGTTTACATCGGCGTGCGTCAGCAGCCGTTTCTGCCCGAACCTGCCCGAAGAAATTTTAAACGCCGGTGA
- the trpE gene encoding anthranilate synthase component I — MSIQPTRERFLAQAEQANLIPVWKEILADQETPVAVYERVRKFLRAKDHASHTWMLESVEGGERIGRYSFIGGNPRTIFRAWGRRTEIYENGKTVTVSGRDPLDVLKEHMTRFTPVNDPALPPFTGGAVGFFGYDMISVFEPCVPVVTGDVIGNPDMVLMVTNALIIFDRVNQTIKIVANAFIDGDADAAYGEAITQINELCEALLLPVQRVLIDAHTSIEPVVPDSNTAPEEFRGMVEKTKEYIRAGDIIQAVLSQRFEVENYSDSLDIYRALRAINPSPYMFCLDLGESALVGSSPEIHVRCTGRQVEVRPIAGTRPRGADDAEDHALERELLADPKEIAEHVMLVDLGRNDIGRVCEFNSVHVPEQFVIERYSHVMHIVSSVTGTLAPGHDIYDLMRAVFPAGTVSGAPKIRAMEIIAELEKTRRGPYAGAVGYFSFAGNLDSCITIRTVVLDKNKAYVQAGAGIVADSDPELEYQETRNKARALMKALALAKHYTAAQKDSREDAGVQT, encoded by the coding sequence ATGAGTATTCAGCCGACGAGAGAGAGATTTTTGGCGCAGGCGGAACAGGCGAATCTGATTCCGGTGTGGAAGGAAATTCTGGCGGATCAGGAAACGCCGGTTGCGGTGTATGAGCGCGTACGAAAATTTCTGCGCGCGAAAGATCATGCGTCGCACACCTGGATGCTTGAGAGTGTTGAAGGCGGCGAGCGGATCGGCCGGTATTCGTTTATCGGCGGGAACCCGCGCACAATTTTCCGCGCCTGGGGCCGGCGCACCGAAATCTATGAAAACGGTAAAACCGTTACGGTTTCCGGTCGCGACCCCCTGGATGTATTGAAGGAGCACATGACACGGTTTACGCCGGTGAACGATCCGGCGCTGCCGCCGTTTACCGGCGGTGCAGTCGGCTTCTTCGGTTACGATATGATTTCTGTTTTCGAACCGTGTGTGCCGGTGGTGACGGGTGATGTGATCGGCAACCCGGATATGGTGCTGATGGTTACGAATGCACTGATTATTTTTGACCGCGTGAATCAAACAATAAAAATTGTTGCGAACGCATTTATTGACGGTGATGCAGATGCCGCTTACGGCGAGGCAATTACGCAGATTAATGAACTGTGCGAAGCGCTGCTGCTGCCGGTTCAGCGAGTCCTGATTGATGCTCATACTTCAATTGAACCGGTGGTGCCGGATTCGAATACGGCGCCGGAGGAGTTTCGCGGGATGGTTGAAAAGACAAAAGAATATATCCGCGCCGGCGATATAATTCAGGCGGTGCTGTCACAGCGGTTCGAAGTCGAAAATTATTCGGATTCGCTGGATATTTACCGCGCTCTGCGCGCCATCAATCCGTCACCGTATATGTTCTGTCTGGATCTGGGGGAGAGTGCACTCGTCGGTTCATCGCCGGAAATCCATGTGCGCTGCACCGGACGGCAGGTTGAAGTTCGCCCGATCGCCGGAACGCGACCGCGCGGTGCCGATGACGCGGAAGATCATGCCCTTGAAAGAGAGCTGCTCGCCGATCCGAAGGAAATTGCGGAGCACGTCATGCTGGTTGATCTGGGACGGAATGATATCGGGCGTGTTTGCGAGTTTAACAGTGTGCACGTGCCGGAGCAGTTTGTCATTGAGCGCTACAGTCATGTGATGCATATCGTTTCCAGTGTCACCGGAACGCTCGCGCCGGGACATGATATTTATGATTTAATGCGCGCGGTGTTTCCCGCCGGCACAGTAAGCGGTGCGCCGAAAATCCGTGCGATGGAAATTATTGCTGAACTGGAAAAAACCAGACGCGGGCCGTATGCCGGCGCCGTCGGTTATTTCAGTTTCGCCGGTAATCTTGATTCGTGCATCACCATCCGCACCGTTGTGCTGGATAAAAATAAAGCGTATGTGCAGGCCGGTGCCGGCATTGTGGCTGACTCCGACCCGGAACTCGAATATCAGGAGACGCGCAATAAAGCCCGCGCGCTGATGAAAGCGCTCGCGCTGGCAAAGCATTATACGGCGGCACAAAAAGATTCCCGGGAAGATGCCGGGGTGCAAACATGA
- a CDS encoding aminodeoxychorismate/anthranilate synthase component II, translating to MILVIDNYDSFIYNIVQYLGELGAGMKIFRNDKITVAEAAALKPEKMLISPGPCSPKEAGVSCALIRQFGPKIPVFGVCLGHQSIGEVFGGNVVRAERLMHGKISPVFHSGESVFRGLPSPFNATRYHSLILDRTTLPDCLKITAETAEGEIMGLMHTDYPVHGVQFHPESILTEGGKQLLRNFLEM from the coding sequence ATGATTCTCGTTATTGATAACTACGATTCGTTTATCTACAACATCGTACAGTATCTCGGCGAGCTGGGCGCAGGGATGAAGATTTTCCGCAACGATAAAATTACGGTGGCAGAAGCGGCTGCACTGAAGCCGGAAAAAATGCTGATCAGTCCCGGTCCGTGTTCACCGAAAGAGGCCGGTGTTTCATGCGCGCTGATCCGTCAGTTCGGACCGAAAATCCCGGTATTCGGTGTCTGCCTTGGACATCAATCTATCGGCGAAGTGTTTGGCGGCAATGTGGTCCGGGCAGAACGGCTGATGCATGGGAAAATTTCGCCGGTGTTTCATTCCGGCGAAAGTGTTTTCCGAGGACTGCCGAGCCCGTTCAATGCAACGCGGTATCATTCACTGATCCTTGACCGCACGACACTGCCGGACTGTCTGAAAATTACGGCGGAAACAGCTGAAGGTGAAATTATGGGACTGATGCACACAGACTATCCGGTTCACGGAGTACAGTTTCACCCGGAATCCATCCTGACAGAAGGCGGTAAACAGCTTTTAAGAAACTTTCTGGAAATGTGA
- the rlmN gene encoding 23S rRNA (adenine(2503)-C(2))-methyltransferase RlmN, protein MKPAVYGVPFAELKAFCAEQGQPAFRAKQVFDWLYKQHVSSFDEMKNLPAAFRNQLEKSFSICPAMLIEITGTAGQTQKLLFKLTDNELIETVIIPAPRTGRNTVCVSSQVGCAFRCAFCASGQKGIIRNLTAGEIIGQVTVIAGMLGKRPDNIVFMGIGEPFDNYDEVLCAIRILNSAEGFEIGARRITISTCGLIPGIRRLGEEGLQVELSVSLHAPDNELRSQLMPVNKRWPFAELLAACEEYTAKTKRIITFEYTLINHVNDSPAQAHQLAQRLKTFPCRVNLIPLSPVAEFSGERSDPETMQEFCRCLKKSGINTTLRDSKGVSLKAACGQLRSQKTADGL, encoded by the coding sequence GTGAAGCCTGCCGTCTACGGAGTGCCTTTTGCTGAGCTCAAAGCGTTCTGCGCAGAGCAGGGGCAGCCTGCATTCCGTGCCAAACAGGTTTTTGACTGGCTGTATAAGCAGCATGTTTCATCGTTCGATGAAATGAAAAATCTGCCGGCGGCGTTCCGCAACCAGCTGGAGAAGAGTTTTTCAATTTGTCCGGCGATGCTGATTGAAATAACAGGCACTGCCGGTCAAACGCAAAAACTGCTTTTCAAACTCACCGATAACGAGCTCATTGAAACTGTTATTATTCCGGCTCCACGCACCGGACGAAACACCGTTTGTGTTTCGAGTCAGGTCGGCTGTGCATTCCGCTGCGCATTTTGTGCCAGCGGGCAGAAGGGTATTATCCGGAATTTAACTGCCGGAGAAATCATCGGACAGGTTACCGTAATCGCCGGCATGCTCGGCAAACGTCCGGATAATATTGTGTTTATGGGCATCGGCGAACCGTTTGACAATTATGATGAGGTTTTGTGCGCGATCCGGATTTTAAACAGTGCCGAAGGATTCGAAATCGGCGCCCGCCGGATTACAATCAGCACCTGCGGCCTTATCCCTGGAATCCGGCGGTTAGGTGAAGAGGGGCTGCAGGTTGAGCTTTCTGTTTCATTGCATGCACCCGATAATGAACTCCGCTCACAGCTCATGCCGGTGAATAAACGCTGGCCGTTTGCAGAACTTTTGGCAGCCTGTGAAGAATACACTGCAAAGACAAAACGTATCATCACCTTTGAATATACGCTGATCAACCATGTGAATGATTCGCCGGCACAGGCACATCAACTCGCCCAGCGGTTAAAAACGTTCCCCTGTCGCGTAAACCTGATTCCGCTCAGTCCTGTTGCAGAATTCTCCGGCGAACGTTCTGATCCGGAAACAATGCAGGAGTTTTGCCGTTGTCTTAAAAAATCCGGTATCAATACAACACTGCGCGATTCCAAAGGTGTATCGCTGAAAGCCGCCTGCGGACAATTACGCTCTCAAAAAACTGCGGATGGATTGTAA
- a CDS encoding uroporphyrinogen decarboxylase family protein: MDRKFYLDLAAKNQRLPIAVHLTLHEYPNVTEIELNGELLADAVIKSARRHNSPLAVPLMDLTLEKEMLLKLYGVPDADIEKYHFSQTVAPEFIEKISSAPLTPRMKATCEAISYVAAREKELGMVTVGMGIGPFSLVTQLIADPISAVFLAGMGMTGADEDDVALLEQMSDVATRVVIRYLTAQAEAGAKALFICEPAANLVYFSPNQLEAGSDIFERFVLEPNLKVKAVLDKLGVDLIFHNCGELTDDMVKSFNRLDPVILSLGSSRVLWNDAGLVSKNTVMYGNLPSKKFYSDEAISADEVKRLTLELEEKMKATGHPFILGTECDVLSVPCREKVINSKINAMMNA, encoded by the coding sequence ATGGATAGAAAATTTTATCTGGATCTTGCCGCAAAAAATCAGCGTTTGCCGATTGCGGTACATTTAACACTGCATGAATATCCGAATGTGACAGAGATTGAACTGAACGGTGAACTGCTGGCCGACGCGGTTATTAAATCTGCCCGGCGCCATAACAGCCCGCTGGCGGTGCCGCTGATGGACCTTACGCTCGAAAAGGAGATGCTGCTGAAACTGTACGGCGTTCCAGACGCTGATATTGAAAAATATCATTTCAGCCAAACGGTCGCGCCGGAGTTCATCGAAAAAATTTCGTCGGCACCGTTGACGCCGCGCATGAAGGCGACCTGTGAAGCGATCAGTTATGTTGCGGCGCGCGAAAAAGAGCTCGGTATGGTCACTGTGGGAATGGGCATCGGCCCGTTTTCGCTGGTAACGCAACTGATTGCCGATCCGATTTCAGCGGTGTTTCTCGCCGGCATGGGTATGACCGGTGCTGACGAAGACGATGTTGCCCTGCTGGAGCAGATGTCGGACGTTGCAACGCGCGTTGTGATCCGTTATCTCACTGCACAGGCGGAAGCCGGCGCAAAAGCGTTGTTTATTTGTGAGCCGGCAGCAAATCTGGTTTATTTTTCGCCGAATCAGCTGGAGGCGGGCTCGGATATATTTGAGCGCTTTGTACTGGAACCGAATCTGAAAGTAAAAGCGGTACTGGACAAACTCGGTGTCGACCTGATTTTCCACAACTGCGGTGAGCTGACAGATGATATGGTAAAATCGTTCAACCGCCTTGATCCGGTGATTCTCAGTCTGGGCTCATCGCGTGTGCTGTGGAACGACGCCGGGCTTGTTTCCAAAAATACAGTGATGTACGGCAATCTGCCGTCGAAAAAATTCTATTCCGACGAAGCGATCAGTGCGGACGAAGTGAAACGGCTGACGCTGGAACTTGAAGAAAAAATGAAAGCCACCGGGCATCCGTTTATTCTCGGGACCGAATGCGATGTGCTGAGCGTTCCCTGTCGTGAAAAAGTGATTAACAGTAAAATCAACGCCATGATGAATGCGTAA
- the purB gene encoding adenylosuccinate lyase: MSITALSPLDGRYGLKVAELQDAFSEYALIRCRVQVEILWLKALCAEPGIPEARKLSVDEIVLLDSILQNFTPAEAERVKKIEETTNHDVKAIEYYLKEKIAGTALEELNEFIHFACTSEDINNLSHALMLKQGRGILIADQQKLIDDLYAKAKQWKTVPLLARTHGQTASPSTVGKEFAVFVDRFRKALAAFSGVAILGKLNGAVGNYNAHLSAYPDVDWPELARKLIEDELGLKQNPFTIQIEPHDYMAEMFDALARFNTVLVDLNRDIWTYISFACFKQKTVTGEIGSSTMPHKVNPIDFENSEGNLGLANALLRHMAEKLPVSRLQRDLTDSTVLRNMGVAFGYTLLAYRSTLKGLGKLELNEERLAGDLANAWEVLAEPVQTVMRKAGIEKPYEKLKELTRGRVIDEQAILKFIEALDLPEADKKRLLELSPATYIGRAVQIVDEL, translated from the coding sequence ATGTCAATTACCGCATTGAGTCCGCTGGATGGACGTTACGGATTGAAAGTGGCGGAGCTGCAGGACGCGTTTTCGGAGTACGCGCTGATTCGCTGCCGCGTGCAGGTTGAAATTCTCTGGCTGAAGGCGCTGTGTGCCGAGCCGGGAATTCCGGAAGCCCGCAAACTTTCCGTTGATGAAATTGTGCTGCTGGACTCGATTTTGCAGAATTTTACGCCGGCGGAAGCGGAACGTGTTAAAAAAATTGAGGAAACAACCAATCACGATGTCAAAGCGATTGAATATTATCTGAAAGAAAAAATCGCCGGGACTGCGCTGGAGGAGCTGAATGAATTTATTCATTTTGCCTGCACCTCCGAAGACATCAATAATCTATCGCACGCGCTGATGCTGAAACAGGGTCGCGGGATACTGATTGCGGATCAGCAGAAACTGATTGACGATTTATATGCTAAAGCCAAACAGTGGAAAACGGTTCCGCTGCTTGCGCGGACACACGGACAAACTGCATCGCCGTCAACCGTCGGCAAAGAATTTGCAGTATTTGTCGACCGTTTTCGCAAAGCGCTTGCTGCATTTTCCGGCGTTGCAATTCTCGGTAAACTGAACGGTGCGGTTGGAAATTATAACGCGCACCTCAGCGCCTATCCGGATGTCGACTGGCCGGAGCTTGCGCGCAAGCTGATCGAAGATGAACTCGGATTAAAACAGAATCCGTTTACTATTCAGATCGAACCGCATGATTATATGGCGGAAATGTTTGATGCGCTGGCACGTTTTAATACGGTGCTTGTCGATCTGAACCGCGATATCTGGACCTATATTTCATTCGCCTGTTTTAAACAGAAAACCGTGACAGGAGAGATCGGTTCATCAACGATGCCGCACAAAGTAAATCCGATCGATTTTGAGAATTCAGAAGGCAATCTTGGACTTGCAAACGCACTGCTGCGCCACATGGCGGAAAAACTGCCGGTGTCCCGTTTGCAACGCGATTTAACCGACTCCACTGTGCTGCGCAATATGGGCGTAGCGTTCGGCTATACGCTGCTGGCATACCGCTCAACACTTAAAGGGCTTGGCAAGCTTGAGTTGAATGAAGAGCGGCTGGCCGGCGATTTAGCAAACGCGTGGGAAGTGCTGGCGGAACCGGTTCAAACCGTCATGCGTAAGGCCGGCATTGAAAAACCATATGAAAAATTAAAGGAATTGACGCGCGGACGGGTTATTGACGAACAGGCAATTCTGAAATTCATCGAAGCGCTTGATCTGCCGGAAGCGGATAAAAAACGGCTGCTGGAACTCTCGCCGGCGACGTATATCGGGCGCGCGGTGCAAATTGTTGACGAGCTGTGA